The genomic DNA GAGGAAACTGTGATGAAAGGACAAAGACCATAATCAtggaacaaaacaacaaagtatgttcacatacatacatgtgtgcgcatgcacacacacacacacacgcgcacacacacaaacacccataAGCTGTGATTGCTAGTTACATTCTCATCTCAGCTTCTGTTCGGCAAATACAGGTTTTCTCCACTGACAATTGTGAAATCAGGCCTGGATTTCAATGTCCGTTCAGGAAGCGCAAGCAACATTCCACCTTCCAACCCCCTACATTCCTAAGATAAAAGCATTCATCCTTGGATGGGGAAACCAGGGCCGTGTTTGGATCAACAGAGGGAAGTGGCCTCAGGACTCACACAGACACCTCCCTCTTCCTCCATAAGGCCTTATCAACTATGATCACAGCAGCCGTTGACAGCACAACATTCAAGAGGAAGTTAACAAAAGCATGTTTAGCAGCATGGGGAGTGGGTAGGTTGTCTTTTTATGGCGAGTTCAATGCCACTTCAGCCTATTGCACATGAAGACAAGATGTTTCCAGTCTACTCTTTTCGCTGCAGAcaacgcacgcacgcacgcacgcacgcacacacacagatactgagtaataaattattttcatcttcCATGGAGCCCGCCAGTCTGGGTCTGTACCCCTAGtggttaataaataaaatctctctATCTTGGGGTGAGTTCTATAGTAGAAAAGGTCAGGCCTTCCCACCAGgtacaaaaataaatacagggccatctgttggggggagCTTTCCTGGAGTTCTCTATGTCAGGCCTTGCTGGTGGCTGAGAAGCATGGGTGGATCCATGAGGAGAAAGCAGTCCTTGGGGCAGAGGCGAAAGTCTGAAGGCTTTCTCACGGAGCGGCTGGGATGCAGACGCAGGATTGTGGCATGAGTGGAACTTGGGCGCATCACCTTTGAGACCATCTAGAATAGGTGTGGCTGGATTTTGAAGACACTTGATGGAAAGAAAACTGGAGATGTCACTACCCTTTTGGGAATGGGAAGCATCTTTCTCTTTGCTTGTTTCATTAAGTTAGCACAAAATTAGGGGAACTGAGGATACAAACAAAAGAAATTCTTGCCTGCAAAAACCTCACTAGAATCAGAGCAGCTTTCCAAAAACACTACAGTGTACTGAATATGCTGTACTTGTGCAGCTGTCCTTAATCTTATTGAGCTTGCTTAGAATGTCCTGCTGGATAACTGGCACTCAAGGACAAActcttaaattttctttttttggtgggggtcAGGTTTTACATTCTCCTGTTAtttttacatgaaaccactaCTAAAATTACATCTGCATGTCATTATAAGCCTTGGTGAGCTTCCCTAAAATCTGTTTGTTGTGATGTGTGACCCACCTTTGCTGGTAAAAGCTACAAACCATAATCTTAAACAATGGTTTGTTGTTTGCTTATAAACTATGGTTTATTTAAACCATGGCTTGTTGTGATGCCTGAACTCACAACATGTGGCATGGTCCTTGTTTGTTTTCCCATATGCTTGTGTTGAAACCAGGGTTGATAAAAGGGACAAACAGCAAAGGCAAGCCAAGGTTTGTTCTGTGGTCTGCTGTATAATTTGTGATTTAAGTGACAAATTATGGTTAACGCAAACCATAGCTTCTCATGACATGTGACCATGTTCATTGGCTAGCACATTGGCAAATTATGTTCAAATCTGAGCTTGACTGATTTCCAGAAGGACTGGAAAAGTCTCCTTTATGGTTTAGGGTTAAGTGGGAGTGGATTAGCTTTAATTCAgtttcttattttttgttttttgctatgaACACTACATTTTATTCTTAAAGGTTTTATTACGTGCCCTAAGCCTTTGAGGACAGCAGGACAGAAACTGAGCTTAGTATACCAGTTAACCAATTACCAGTGACCTTTGTCACATCCAGCAGGGCCTCTTGGGATATTACCTGATGGCTCCTCAAAACTCTAGCCTGCCTAGGAATCTAGTTCCATTAGACACTCCATGTACAGAATGGGTGCAGTCTATCTTCATAAAAAACTTTTcacttaaaaaacattttttccccaaatggaTAATTTTAAATTACCTTTCTTAAAAAAAGGTCAGTGTTTGATTTATtggttaacattttaaaatagcctAATATTAtccctttaaaaatgtgtttccttttaCTTCTTCACAACAGGTAACAGGCCAAAATTTACTCAGAGTGCACATCTTAAAAAcaattggccctctatatccatggattctgcatccatggactgAACCATCCATTgcttggggattttttttaattctataaagcaaaccttgctgtttgccattttatataagggacatcattttacaatgctattgtatataatgggacttgagcatccatgcattttagTGTCCAAcatgggtcctgaaaccaaacctcagcagaagcCAAGGGCTCGCTGTACACAAGTATACCTGTATACATTTCCCTTAAAATATGTGCATTTGTTTGTCAGTATATGAATATGGTATTTTTCAGAAATTTTCTGATCAGTCGGTCCTAAATTAGAAATACATCAATGTGACTCACTTTGAAAGGAAACACACTTCAGTTAGACTTTCGGCCTCTGAAAGCTATACatgagaaaagaagactgaaacaATCAGATTAGCACCTACTAAACCCCCACATGGAAGTCTGATTTTAAGGGAGAAAAATGTAATGCTTTCCCCACAACAGAAGCCAGCTACAAAACTTATACCAGACAAAAGTCAGAAACATATCACATGGTGCCGGCTCTATGATTTGTGGGGTGGCCCTCAGACAAGGCATCCTTAGTTGACCCCCATAAGCTGCAGGGAAAGGCAGCCCAAGAAATGTCCACACTGCCTCTGACTTTCTTGGGTGATTTGTGCAAAGTGAGAATGGGAGTGCTGTTGAAGCAGTGGACTCTTGGTCACTCATGGGGGCACACGAGAGGGATGCTGGCTAATGCCCAATTTTGTTATCTTTAGAGCCAACTCATAAATAATGATTTTTGCCCCCTAATCATCCAGTTCTCACACTGGGTGGTTtcacccaaaaacaaaacaaaacaaaagtgcaCTAGACTTTGGAAAATTTTGAGCAGCGGTAACTTAGATTTATATTTCCCTGGAGGGTTTGacttgtcctctctctctctctctctctctctctctcttattcatTCAAACCATGTTTGTTCAGAAGAAATGGGGATGGAGCCAAGCTACTGAAGGTCCCCTTGTGGACCCTTTGAcacctccaagagggctaccaaacTATGAGAACCAATCCAGGAGGAGGTAAAGTGTAACGGCCACCAGGGGCATGCAGCTGCTGAAGACCACGGGCAGGAAGACGAAGAGGCTGAGGAACCGCAGGGAGCGTGTCAAGATCTTTTCAAGTTCACTATGAGAACTGGGATTGGTTTTGGGGGCTTGGTGGACATGAAGTCCCTCCCCCAGCCAGAGGCTGCCTTGCCCTATCAAGAAGCCCGGGCTCTTGGTCTGTCCATGAGCACCAAGAGGGCTGGATGGCAGGTCGGTGGGCCGCTTTGGTAAGGGCACTATTGTCCGGGCTGGAACTACCAGAGGCATCACCGTGGCCTCCTGAGTGGCTGGCCATAAGCTGTTGGGTGGCACCACCCTCAGGCTGGCAAATGAGTCAGAGACCTTAGCGGGGCTTTGCTGGACACTTCCCTCTTCCAAATGATTTAGGAAGCAGCCTTCTAGTAAGGCTGGTGGACTCTCACGGCCTGGTCCCATAAACTCGGGTGGTGCCAGTGTTGTATACCCTGGTGCAAATCCCTCCTCTTCACTGTCTCTGGAGTCATCGCCCCGCTGCTTGGCATAGTGCAATGTGATTTCCTCTGCCAGGGAGCTGTTGAGTGCTCTCTCAGGGCCTGTCCAGTTGACTATCAGGTCACGGTCAGTTAAGACGCTCTGCCTCAAGGCAATAAGAGATGGTGTAGGGCTGCTGGGGTTGCCTGCGCCCTCCTCAGcccactctcctcttcctccaagctCCTCTGCCCGGAGCCGACTCAAATGGGACAGGTAAAGCTGCTCCAGTTCCCGGTCAATGGCGTCTTCTTCTAAGCGATAGGGTAACTCTTGGTATCTTCTCAACTGGTCCTCCATACACTCCTCCATGAAAGAGCCCTCTGTGGTGATATCACCCCTGCTGTACTCAGGCACATCCAACTGCCCCAAAAGATGGGGATCAGTTCCCAGCATCAAGCCCGATGGCACTTTCAGCTCCTCGTGGCATGTCGGATGGATCTTGAAATTAAGTGAGGAGTCACTGAGATCCACAAGATGGTCTTTGGAAGGCTCCTTCTTTTCTGGAGAGTTGGTGGTGATTGTGAGTTCTGGAATCTAGGCAACAGAGGGTTGAGGAgagaaaagacagagagaaaaaaaatgacaggATGTGATTTTATCTTCAATTTCATCATCATCTGCACAGTTGCAGATCTATAGAGGAGAAAACAGTCGCCTATTTTAGACTCCATCTTCTTACCAGTTCCTCCAATAGGTATTTACTATTTTTCAAGAGTTCTGGTGGTGGATACTCCCAAGCACACACACTTGATAAAACAAgccattcagaaaaaaaataatctaacAAGTTAGTTAACCcctaaaataaaggaaaagaaatgtctgTGGAGAGGCACAGAACAGAAACCAAGAGCCCTGGGAGTCAGGTTCTAGTCCCTTATTCCTTTTGCCATCTGAGATACATTCATGCCACAAACTACAATCTCCCTGGTACTAGGACTCAGGCAAGCTTGTAAGGGTAATCACACCCCATGCCTCCTATCTGACATTCCTTCAGTATGGGCAGCTCATTTCTGGAGGAAGTTACCAAATTATACCCTGCATAAGCTTCCTATCGCTATAATTTCCATGTCTGATGGTGAATGAACAGTGGTTAACAACTCCGCTCCCTCCTCTTCTATCTGTGCATGGCAGGGTTGTTTATGCGCAGGAGCCACATCCATGCTTAAGAGGGGGCCAGGCAAACAGGCTTCACTTCACCACACACTTCATTTTGCTCACTCATGGTGTGAGTGAGGCCTCTTCTTCGTTTGCCCACTGAGCCTCCCTCACTCCATATCTCCGAGGCTCAGTGgtcagagaaaggagaggcctcactTGTTTGCCCCAGACCTTATCTTCTGCTGAGTGTGAGcaccaacattttaaagggacatgggTGAACAAATAGCCCGTTTCTGCCAAAGGTTTggtgagcagtggtgtcacccgcACTTATTGTGTGTCCCACAGTGCATCTTGCACCCCCTGCAACACCCAGTGATGCTTCTAGAAACAGCCAACATTTAATGGGAGCATTTATGCAGATGACATTTGTCTTCTGTTTCAGTTGAACAGTTTAACCAACACCAGGCAAGCTGAAAATAAATGAGGCATTATTATAAGACGTTATTATAAAAAGAAACCTGAGAAAACCTTCATATATGCAGGTAAACTGTTAAGTTAAAATTATTCAAAgttatcagtatgtagagagatcttgtagcatctttgagactaactgaaataaatatgttggcagtatgagcttttgtagacattagtctacttcctcagatgcatatagtggagtggcTGCactttatgcatctgaggaagtagattgaagtctacaaaagctcatgttgccaacttctttatttcagtcagtctcaaaggtgctacaagttaaAATTATGTAAATGGCTAGTTAATTAATGATGTGAGTGGCCAATTAAACTTAGAATTTATAGCCTAAGACAAAGGAAAGCGAAATAATGATAACTAAAATTCAAGAAGgtaaaaaaatatacatatagaCCAAAGTAATATCACTAAGGCATTTCAAAGCTTCTTTGTGAAGCTATATAAAGAAGAGGCAATTGAAACAGACAAGATGCAACAGTATCTTAACAATATAGACAtgataaaaataaagaacaagaAGAGTTATTGAATCAACCCATATCAACAGTAGAGCTTCTAAATGCCATCAAGAAAAGCAAACTTGGCAAAGCACCCAGATCGGATGGATTCACTTCAATATATTATAAACAGCTGCAAAATGAATTACTGGAGCCCTTGGAGGAAGTGATGAATGTCTTAAAAGAGGAGGAAATTTCTGCAAACATGGAGGGAAGTGACACTAACAGTAATaccaaaagaaaacagagatccTATGCAATTAAAGAATTACAGAGCAATCTCCTTattaaataatgattataaaCTGTTTGCAAGTATCTTGGCTGAAAGACTTAAAAAATATTGACATCTGTTATCCACAAAGACCAATGAGGATTTATTCCCAAAAGATACCTAAAGGATAATATCAGGCACATACTAAATGTGATTGAATATTATGAAGCACATAATAAGAAGAAATtggcttttttatatatatatagagaaagcCTTTTATAATGAAGCTTGGAaattattatttgaaatattataaagaatggtgatggggaatagatTCATTTGATGGATTAAATC from Sceloporus undulatus isolate JIND9_A2432 ecotype Alabama chromosome 2, SceUnd_v1.1, whole genome shotgun sequence includes the following:
- the PPP1R3F gene encoding protein phosphatase 1 regulatory subunit 3F, with translation MPATMVDEPSQQAAGRHVLFADALGLPLARWRRYQPWPPPSPDSPPEVVPTLANFPPSSSATPYLMPSFVLQPMGQGEDERLQRLQETKVELEEVLPPEPGEPRVLRGTVRVLNVSYQKAVHVRASRDRWQSHRDYPALYIPEGSPDGGLTDRFAFRLDFGDEDEGDKEEEGARLDFVVRYQTEDGIYWANNQGRNYSVVLKGAVPSQCLPKRSGKEVESRRLKSCMRPVKTRPGENELRVEDNAQSVCTEEWDPERDLACEFPNPPAVQPQAFMTQIPELTITTNSPEKKEPSKDHLVDLSDSSLNFKIHPTCHEELKVPSGLMLGTDPHLLGQLDVPEYSRGDITTEGSFMEECMEDQLRRYQELPYRLEEDAIDRELEQLYLSHLSRLRAEELGGRGEWAEEGAGNPSSPTPSLIALRQSVLTDRDLIVNWTGPERALNSSLAEEITLHYAKQRGDDSRDSEEEGFAPGYTTLAPPEFMGPGRESPPALLEGCFLNHLEEGSVQQSPAKVSDSFASLRVVPPNSLWPATQEATVMPLVVPARTIVPLPKRPTDLPSSPLGAHGQTKSPGFLIGQGSLWLGEGLHVHQAPKTNPSSHSELEKILTRSLRFLSLFVFLPVVFSSCMPLVAVTLYLLLDWFS